ACGTGCCGCTCATGGCTTGGAAAACTTCTCCTCTAGCATCTATGTGGCAGACTGAAACACGAGTGGAAGGCCTGCTGAATTCTCGATGATCGATCCGCCTGTGGCGCCGTCTGTCGTAAAGGGGAACGCGAAAAGAAACCACGCAAGGCGCAACAGCGCTGAGTGGCGTGATTGAAGCGCTCCACTGAGGAAATGGAACAGCCTTGTGGCGGTTGTGCCCGGACAAGACAGCGACAGTCACAGCGGGGAAGCGCCTTTCTCACCAGGCATCCCACAGAAACGTCCATAATATAAGCAGTCCTCAAGAATGCCACTCTTGGGCCATATAGAGAGCGGGATAGTCCACTCAAAGGGTCTTTCGATTCCAGGAGAGGCGAACCGGGCCCCTTGCCCTGCAGAGTGGCCGCGGGAACTGGCGCGTTCACTCTGCCTTCTGACCCTGCTGCGTGTAAGCCTACTGAAGTCAAGCGATGGTGCACAGACAGGCAGATGCTTATCTGCAAGTGAGCGCCACTGATGTCTGGCGCCTTTCTCTTAGTTTCGATGCTACAAGCATACAACCACTGACCGTTTCCTTGGCATTCGCAGTAAAATCCCCTACGTCTCCACAGTTCCATTGCTCGCGAAGGGGGTGTGGCAGAAGAATTGTACCAATTTCTTAGCTGTGTTACACAGACTTTTCTCAGGTAGGACGAATACAGTTGCTTTTTTAACTGGTAGCAGTGGCGTGCAGTTTGAGCGTCAGTTGTTGTTCCCAGGGCTGACCGATGTCTGTTTTCAAAGGAACGATTCAGGTCGCACTGCCTCGATGTGTAGGATATGACGCCTTTAGATGGACTAACATCCATCAGTGGAAGTGCATGCCCACGGCTCTACCCCGCTACAGCACGAGAACGAAGCGCTGAGTTGCATCCCTCCCAGTGTGAGTTTTAGCTAGCCTGGCTCGCAAACCAAGCCCTGCTGTAGTTCACATGCGGCCATGGGAGTTATACATATTTCACCTCACGCAGGAAACCAGCTCATTAAGAAAGTAGGAAGTGAGCTCCCCAGAGGTGCCGCTGCCCCGGCggtgccgcggctgcggagcaGACCATGGGCAAGTACCGCCTGGCAGTCTTGCAAACGCGTGCTTCTGACACGCCTGATGACTTACCACCATCGTTGGGCTGCTGCCAGGATGAGCTTTATGTTGTTTACAATGGTGGTGCCGTATGTCGTTGTCGCATGGGACTGTGGTGGAGTTTCCGCTACGGGTATGAGCAGAGGTTGCTGGTCGCATGAGACGTGCAGTCCGTTAACGTGCGACCGATTGTTTCAAATTTACTGACAGCGTATCATACACGAAGTGTTCTGTGCGGCGCCGGGAAGTCACTGTTGCCAATTACGTATCCCTTACTTTCCTTTGGTCAAACGCGAATAGTTACATGCTGGCTTGGGGTGCTCGCGAGAACGTAACTAGAGGATCTGCAGCCGAAGTACCGACTACCCACCTTTGGGTCAGGTTGCAGTCTCCTGGACATCTTGAAATCGGAGCGTTTCCTGCTAACTATCGTGCGTCCACAAGCGGTATTACCCCGGGTTAATGGCACATCGTTCCCATTATGAATCAGTCAGTGGGAGTGCGTCCGGATGCCCCTTCATCCGGTGAGAGGAACGCAGCCTTATGCGAATGCGAAGAGCGTCTACGGCCTCCACTCCACTTTGGTAGGTATCTTACGCGCGGCGCAAGCGTCGTGTCTCAGAAATTTCAAGCTCAGACTATCTGCGCTTCTGcatgtcttttttttctaaACAAATTCTCATCGGAGGCCATGTGCAACAAAGCGAAGAGTGACAGATGGGCATGTCTCGTGCAGTTTggacggcgcgtcgccgcgctcgtaTTGCCTGCCTCTATCGACGTGCGTAGAAAAATGATGCCGAGGAGAAAGTGGTTTAACGAAGGCGTTTTTACACAAGCGAAGGTTTACCACTGGAAAGTCTGATCTATCATTCAATATTTCACAAATGAAATTGTTTGGACAAGCCGCCGTTCCACGTCCGAGAAATGGTCAGCTGTCCGCACATAAAACGCTTGGGGTCTGCGTGCGGAGTTCACGAAGCCGAAACTGACCACACAAAATCCCAGACCCTCGTCCCcagtgaagaagaaaaaaatgTGCCTAGACCAACTCGTATATTCCACAAAACCTTTTTTTGCGACACCGACCCTGTAGCTCCGCAGCCACGCAACAAACGCATATTATGTGCACACAGCAGCTGAGGCACCTCCGTCACTGGGCACTGGCTCTTAACCGTCAACCCTCGTCAGAGACACCTCCACGACGACAAAAACAGAAACAGTCGCTGCGGAAACGAAAAGAGCCTCCACTGGAGATCTTTCCAACATGCGATTACAGCGTTAGCATGGGAAAGATCGCCACGAGCACGATGCGTGTCAGTCTCCTCCATTCTGCGGTTCCAGCCCCTGTCAATCCACGCATTTCTGCAATAACAACGTTCTTAGTTTCGCAAGCACATTCAGATGTATTCTCACAAGATGATTCAAGATATTCCCGAAAGGAAGGCGTTCGCGAACGACTAAACACAACCAGCGGCTGTAATATGAGACATTGCGTTCCTTCCAAAATTACTGGAAAAACCGATCTCGCTTCTGACCTTTAGAATCAACTCCAGAATCCCCTCTACGCGGTGATATTTTCAACACTCGGTATCGCGGTCACCAGCTTCGAGCAGAACGCAGCTGTTTCGCCAAACGCGCAAGTCCCGCCTTAAATGGCCACAAAATAACACACAACCCATCTTCCTTAACCGTTCAGTACAAGTTCCACACAGGCACTGCCGCGGATCTCCCCTCACGACGGCACCTACAAAACAGATAGCAAGTACACAAGAGCCCCGTAACCTCGAATACGCGGCGCTAGCCCAAACAGCCGATTCGGCTCGGATAGAACGACCCGCAGCCCCTCACCTTCTGTCCGCCGCCAAGTTTCTGTATTACGATATATCACCGGCGCTCTGCAAATGTCTCATCGTGATTCAATATCGGAAAAAGAAGATATTCGTGCAGCCACAAAGGGCCCAGCATCAAGATTAGTTAGTCCCTACGAGTTCTTCGCGCACAACATCCAACGCGCACTTCGCTGGTGTAGGCACATCGTGACGATGAAGCACCTACTCCTGGAAGCGGCCCTACGACGGCAAACATCGTGAATCCTCAAATTTCTTCACAAACGTACTACGGGACGTGGCTCTTCATAACAAAGGGGCAGGGGTTACGCATTGCTTAGAGAATGGCGGCCGCACAAAGCGTCAGCATACCGGATTCAACTTGAGGGGAACAACGGCCGACAAATCGCCTCAAAAAGTATATGCGACAGTTCACGGCCACACCAGTTTACGCATGTCGTCCACGCGGAACGTGAGCGAGCCATCTGGTGTTCCCAGGTGAACGGCTGTACGTCGACCTGCCTACACCAGAGAATGTCACAGTTCCACATATGAAATTGTCGGCACGTCACACGACTTGCAGTTCCAAAGTCCGGAAGATCTGACGAGCAAGAATCGAAAAAATACATCATGCTCCCCCAATGCAACACCGTGATTCACAACATGCCCCGCTGGCTTGCGCGCGGCATTGGCTGCCAGCAAACACACGGCTAGCCTCGTGGTGTACGGACTCATACAGAGGCCACATGCGTGTAATACTACCGGTGATTGAGGAGACGATACATAGTCACATGTCGAATCTGGCGCCTTCAAGCTGCACCGGCTTACAGTCCAGCCCCGTTCCAGTCCCTCCCGATGGAGCCATCGAGGCGCTGACTTCCCTCACTTTCGTATGTCAACCAGTTTTCGTATGTGGGCAGCTACCCAGGCCTTCGTCTTGTCTTCTGACTGCCGAGCTGcctcgccagcctccgcTTTATGTATCATTCATGGTCACTGACCGCGAGTCTTGTCTTGACTGTGCTGCAGCGTGCATGAGAAGACAACTGAAAACACCCTCAGAATATGGTCCTCGTCCACCGGTATTCCGGGAAATAGAGCAAAGACGAAGTCCCCTCGGCGAGTCCTGATATAGGGAATGGCGGCCTCATCTAGGGCGGTGCGCGTTGACCCGGTGTGAAATGGCACctgaggcgaggcgccgctgttCTTCTCATCTCAACGACGCAGGCGTCACTCTCTTCACACAAGGGGAAGAAGGGGCGATCGACGTCCAACACGACGGGTGTTTCAGGTGGAGTGCGACAGAACACAGCTCCGCCCCAACGGCGGCGGGCATGAGGGCAGGATGCAGAGATAGGTTGCCGTCCGACGCTGCTAGCTCTTGAAAAGCATCGATAATTCCTAATCGGGCTTGGCGCGGTGGGATCCAAACCAGAGACAGCCACGCTGGCTGGACAGAGACCCCCTGTCGGCTTCCCTGCATCGTGCCTCTTCCCCCGCATCGAAAACACCGCGTCATGCCCGCCCAGCTGCTCGCTCTTGAGGATGCGGTCGCGATCGCATGATTTCGGCCGGGAGGCGGCCGCACTCGCGGCTGGCACCCAAAGGCTTTAAGACAAGATAGGAGCGTGAAGTACAAACTCTGAGAGATGTTCaccgtcgccctcttcagCAGACTCAACCCCCTTCCAATGTGCTAAGATCAGCAACGACGTCGTtcccggcgcggccgcccagAGACCAGCCGCACGAGGGCCcctgagcgccgcctcccacCACGTCGAAGCAGTTCCGGAGTCCGTGCTGGGAAACTTCGCTAGTCGCaacgtcgctgccgccgccactTGTGCCGAGACTTGTGCTGTAGTTTCTGTTGAAGCTTCTATTGCTATTGCTTGGACTGCAGCACGCGTGACCGCGAAAGCCCGCCTCcggccccgcgccgcccgtcgtGGTGCGGCAGCTGTCCTCCCACATCCTCCCCCCACTGGCGAGCGTTGGAGGACACAAGCAAGCCACGTCATCCGCGTCTTCACTGTCCTTCCCGACGTGCTGCGCAGACTGGCCTGGCTCGCCGCCCACGGACGCCGCAGGGGCAGCCCCGCCACCAGGCATGAGTGAGAAGCCTGCCGCCTGCACCACAGCCGCGGGAGACCCCCGTCGCACATGCCGCGTCTGTGGAAGATATGCGTCTCTGCCAGATGTCACCAGGGTGTTGGCACCCGGCGCTGGGCCCCCTGGCGCGGACGCTGCGGCACTGATGCTATTACTGGATGGaaagcagaaggcgccgccaccggccctgccgcaggcgccggctcCAGGGAGGCAACCTGCAGTTGCCAGACACCctgccccgccccccccatCCGGAGTCCGACTCGCGCCGTCGTTGGTCTTTGGGCCCGACACGCCAACAGCCGGAAGCGAGCCGGGGCTCGCGTCCTCCGAGGCGGCATCAGTCCCCGGATTCGACAGATTGACACGGTGATTGTGGCACATGCTCTGGCTGCAGTCGGTTGAGCAAGAGTCTCTGAACCCCTCAGTCGCCTCACGTTTTTCCGCCCCAATCAGTTCACTCAACGCGTTCCCTGTCCAGAAAACGTCGTCCCCAGCCGTGTCCACTCCCGACTCGCAAATCAGTCTCGCGGATGAACGCAAGTCGAGCAAGCGGCTGTTCAACCCATTGCTCACGCCCCGTCCCTCGCTGTtggcaggcgcaggcgtgtCATCCAAGAGAGCCCACAAGTGATCAAAAGGGTCGCAGCCGCCTGGGTACGAATCGCTGTTCGAGCCCCGCCTGCTGAGACTCCCCTCCCCCTGCTGAAATTCGTAGAGAAGGGAGTGCTGGCCGTGCCGGTGGGTGCCTGGCTCTGAAAACGCCCCGTCTCCCCCGACTCCGGAAAGTAACGACGACGGCCCCGGCGCCGACCAGGTGGCGGCCTCAATCGCGCCGCTCCCGTCGTCGGCAGGGGGCGACACGGGCAACCCCGAGGGCTGCTGATGCCACATCCACGTGTCAGACAGCAGCGATCCTCTTGGGCCGTGTGGGTCGCGAAGCACGCCTTCCAGGGACGGAGTGAAAGCGTTCGTCTGCGGGTCcgctcgcagcggcgcgaaagTGGCGCCAGGGGCGCGCGCCCTTCCAGGCAGAAGATCGCGCGAGCTACCGGACCCGtgggccgcgccggcgttcTGTGGCGCTGGAGGCTGTGGCGGAGGATCCAGCGATGAGGGCGAGCTGTCGAGAGCCCCTCCTGCCTGCTTCGGGTGTCTCCCGTCGCCCACCAGCAGCCTGGGCGGCGAGGGTCggacgccgcctgcgcgaccACTCGCAGGGGTGCATGCGCCGTTGTTCCCGCCGAAAGGATAGAGCTGAACAGGCGGCGCTCCAAAATTTCGCGACCCGTTGTCGACCTCCAAGCCCCCTCCACATACGAAAGGCCCTCCAtggcgcgaagaggcaggagaATAGACATCGGCGCCAGGGCCTGCCGGCGTCGGTGGGCAGAACGTTGGAGACCCCCCCGggggcccgccgccgctgtgcgACCCGTGGGCGATGGGCAGCCGTTCATCAAGGGAAAGACCTGCATTCAGCTGCTGGACTGTGTGATGGTGCGGCGAGGGGGCGCCATTCTGCGTAGGCAGACCTGCGCCCAGGTGGTTCCCTGCAGGAGGAGGCCCCTGAGGATAGACAGGGCCGCGTGCgtggggggcggggggaggcgaagcggtGAAGTTGTGCCTGAGGAGCTCCTGAGGGTTCGGTGGAGGCTGCTGCTGATTGGGGAGCTGGGCTGCCAA
The Besnoitia besnoiti strain Bb-Ger1 chromosome VIII, whole genome shotgun sequence genome window above contains:
- a CDS encoding zinc finger (CCCH type) motif-containing protein (encoded by transcript BESB_083770), with protein sequence MLYKTNLCKFYLKGTCKRGHKCSWAHGEKDIRPFPAFFKTRMCYNWIYFGTCDRQPCTYAHSHLELRGSGKALRLCNYYFRDAHCPKGARCPMAHDVNQLDPAIKNLPPLLTDWSDNSPCQGPPSGGGGSNAACSGALLRDANAVTQQPPSLQGCMPPAGLRRPSGYSLAAQLPNQQQPPPNPQELLRHNFTASPPPAPHARGPVYPQGPPPAGNHLGAGLPTQNGAPSPHHHTVQQLNAGLSLDERLPIAHGSHSGGGPPGGSPTFCPPTPAGPGADVYSPASSRHGGPFVCGGGLEVDNGSRNFGAPPVQLYPFGGNNGACTPASGRAGGVRPSPPRLLVGDGRHPKQAGGALDSSPSSLDPPPQPPAPQNAGAAHGSGSSRDLLPGRARAPGATFAPLRADPQTNAFTPSLEGVLRDPHGPRGSLLSDTWMWHQQPSGLPVSPPADDGSGAIEAATWSAPGPSSLLSGVGGDGAFSEPGTHRHGQHSLLYEFQQGEGSLSRRGSNSDSYPGGCDPFDHLWALLDDTPAPANSEGRGVSNGLNSRLLDLRSSARLICESGVDTAGDDVFWTGNALSELIGAEKREATEGFRDSCSTDCSQSMCHNHRVNLSNPGTDAASEDASPGSLPAVGVSGPKTNDGASRTPDGGGGAGCLATAGCLPGAGACGRAGGGAFCFPSSNSISAAASAPGGPAPGANTLVTSGRDAYLPQTRHVRRGSPAAVVQAAGFSLMPGGGAAPAASVGGEPGQSAQHVGKDSEDADDVACLCPPTLASGGRMWEDSCRTTTGGAGPEAGFRGHACCSPSNSNRSFNRNYSTSLGTSGGGSDVATSEVSQHGLRNCFDVVGGGAQGPSCGWSLGGRAGNDVVADLSTLEGG